The region TTCGAGAAAATTCCTGGGCGAGTTTGATTTGCCGTTCCGGGATATGGAAAGTGCGGTTGAATGGCTGGGGTTGCAATAATTCGGCTTGGGGCGGTTGCGATGAGGGATGGTGCCAAACTTTCGGCGATGCCGGTTTTTGCCGAAGTTGCGCTTTTGACTCTGGCTTGGCTCAAGGTTGTGCCAACGGTGAAGCATGTCCTTCGGGAACTTTATGCAATAATACGGTTTGCTGCCCTTCGGGTACTTGCGGTTATGGAGACGGCCTTGTTTTTGGTCGCCAATGCGTGGCTAGCGGCGAAATAAGAGAAAATCTTTGGGGCCGGCAGATATGCCGCAACGGGGTTTGGAAGACCTTGGTGGGCGGCTGGGGTTGTGATCTTTTTGGGGAGTGCGAATCCGGAAGTTGCCAAAAGATTGGCGGTTACCATTATTGCATATCTTCCTTGCCGTTTTCTTCCGCGTACACTTCAACCGCTTACAATACGGGAATGTATTGCCAGGGGACTTGCCGTACTTGCGCGTCAGAGGGCAATGTTTGCGGCAATATGAGCGATAATTGCGGCGGTACGATTTATTGCGGCGATTGTTCTTCCGGCCAAACTTGCGCTTCCGGCCAATGCGTTTCTAGTTGTGTCAATGATTGTTCTTCCAGCGGCGCCAAGCAATGCGGCGGCAACGGTGTCCAAACCTGCGGCAATTACGATGCCGACAGCTGTTTGGAATGGAGTGCGGCGGTTGCCTGTTCTTCGGGACAAATCTGTGCGTCCGGCCAATGCGTTTCTAGTTGTGTCAATGATTGTTCTTCCAGCGGCGCCAAGCAATGCGGCGGCAACGGTGTCCAAACCTGCGGCAATTACGATGCCGACAGCTGTTTGGAATGGAGCGCGGCGGTTGCCTGTTCTTCGGGACAAATCTGTGCGTCCGGCGTTTGCGTTGCCAGTAGCGACGATTGTACCGCCGAGTATTCCAAAAAATGTTATAACGGCAATGTTTATTGGTATGATTCTTGCGGAGTTCGCGGCGATGTTTACCAGAATTGCGGTAATAGCGGGTCGACCTCAAATTATCAATGCGGCGGTAATTGGCTTCAGCAGGAAACCGTTGTTAGAGATTGCGCCGCCGGCGCGTGCACTCAAGATTCATCATGGAATAATGTTCAGGATTGCGCTTTGAGCGGCAAGATATGTAAAAATGGCGTTTGTATTGCCGCCTGTGTCAATGATTGTTCTTCTAGCGGCGCCAAGCAATGCGGCGGCAACGGTGTCCAAACCTGCGGCAATTACGATGCCGACAGCTGTTTGGAATGGAGCGCGGCGGTTGCCTGTTCTTCGGGACAAATCTGTGCGTCCGGCGTTTGCGGCGTTAAAGACGCGCTTGCGCCTGTAATTTCAGGTTTGGCGCCTTCGGGGAAAGCATACAATTCCAGCGTGGTTTTGGTTGCGACCACCAACGAGGCCGCGGATTGCCGTTATAGCTGGTATGATAGAAGTTTTGACCAGATGACTTTACCGTTCAAAACTTCAAACAAGCTTTATCATTCGGCGCCGGTATCTTTGAGTTCTTACGGCAAGTACACTTATTATGTGCGTTGCAAAGACGCTTTCGGCAATGCCAATCAGATACCAAGCAAAATATCGTTTGATTATGTTTCGGCAACCGGTGCCGCCACTATTGCCGCGCCAAATATTCAAGCGTCTTCAACTGTTTCATCCACCGCGGGTCTCGCGGATAAAACTCCGGCGGCGATTTCCGGTCTGGCGCCATCGGGCGCCATCACCAATGCCACGACCGTTATTTCTTGCGTTACCGGCGAAAAAGCGACTTGCAGGTACGATATTGCCGATACGGATTACGATTCGATGGAAAATACGATGGATACCGCCGCCGGCGTTCATCAGAGCAAAACAATAACATTGTCCAGTCCCGGAAATTACAATTACTATGTCCGTTGCAAAGACGCGGCGGGCAACAAGAACGCCGATTCGGTTAAAATCAATTTTGATTACGCGCCAGCTTCAAAAGTTCCGCCGGTAGTTTCCGAATTGCAACCTGCCAGCCCGGTTTATCAGAAAAGCGTAATGCTGACGGCGGTTACCGATAAGGCGGCTCAATGCCGCTGGTCAACCCGGGATCAGGATTTTGACGCGATGCCGGGACAATTTTCGGCAACCGATGGCCAAAACCAGCAAGCGATAGTGGATTTAAACGATTACGGCCGATACGATTATTATGTGCGGTGCAAAGATGACGCGGGCGGCAAGGCCGCGGTTTCTTCGGTGATTAGTTTTGAATATAAAAATCCGGAGCTGGAAGCCGCGGTTTTAAATGAAGTCGCCATTCCCGCTCAACAAGAACCTGTCGCTTGCGGAAAACCGGTTGCCGGCGCCAGCGACGGCGCTTGCAGCGCCGCGGTTGATTGTGTTTGCGATCCGGACTGCTCGGCCGGCGGCGGCGATGATCCTGATTGCGCCGCCGCGGCTGATAATTCAAGCGCCGCCGGCAATTTGTTGATTATCGCTATTCCGGTTGTCCTGATCGTTGTTGTCGTCGCGTTGATCGCGGCGGTGAAAAAAAGACGCGGCGGGGAAGACGGCGGCGAAGAAAACTAAAAAAAGATCCGTGTTTTTCAGGCGTTTGTTTTTGCCATACCCTCTTGCGAATGAGAGTTTGAGGTTTATTCTTTTTATACCCCGTCGGCTTGCCGCGGGGGACAAAAAGAATGAGGATTCCAAAGGAAGCATCTTTTGGTTGATGGCGGGGTTAATACCCCGACATCAATGCATTTTTTATTTTTGGCGCTTGTTGGTTTAATATGGAGGGTATATGAATTTTATAATTGCCCATTTTAAGCGGTTTGATTGGATTATGGCTTTCGCGGCTGTTTTTTTGGCGTCGATCGGCCTGTTGTCGCTTTATAGCAGTTCGCTTCATTCCGGAGATTTTACCAATTTCAATAAACAGCTGGTCTTTTTGGGGATCGGATTCGTTCTGATGCTGGCAATGAGTTTTTTTGACTGGCGGATTTTTCGCGAAAATTCGGCGATTATTTTGGCGCTTTATTTTTTGTCGGTGGCGGCGCTGGCCGGGCTGTTTTTTTTCGGCTCGGACAACCGCGGCGTGCGGACTTGGTACGACCTTGGGTTGGTCACGCTTGATCCGATCGAGTTGTTGAAACCCGTACTTTTGATTTTGCTGGCGAAATATTTTTCCAGCCGCCATGTGGCGATGTACCAGATCCGCCATACTTTGCTTACCGGAGCGTACATAGCTTTGCCCGCGGCGTTGATATTTTTTCAGCCGAATCTTGGGCCGTGTTTGGTGATTCTCGGCCTTTGGGTCGGGATGCTGGCGATTTCAGGAATAAAGTTGCGCCATTTTTTATTGTTATTTTTGGTTTTTTTGGTCACTTTCGTCCTTGGTTGGATGTTTTTGATGAAAGATTATCAGAAAGCGCGGCTGATGAGTTTCTTTGTTCCGTACGATCCGTTGGGGGTGTCGTGGAGCCAGAACCAGACCAAAATCGCGGTGGGAACCGGCGGGTTGCTGGGCAAGGGTATCGGCGGAGGATCGCAAACCCAGTATGGTTTTCTGTCTGAACCGCAAACGGATTTTATTTTTGCCGCGATCAGCGAAGAATTCGGCATTGTCGGGATAACCGTGCTGTTGTTGCTGCTGTTGGCGTTGATATGGCGCGTTACGCGCGCGGCGGCGCGGGCGCGGGATAATTTTTTTCGGCTTTTCGCGGCCGGTTTTGCGACTTTGTTGCTGGTTGAGGCGGCAATTCATATTGGCGTGAATATCGGATTTTTACCGATTATCGGCCTGCCTTTGCCGCTGGTCAGCTATGGCGGTTCCAATCTCGTTGCCACTTTCGCGGCGCTGGGGATTGTTCAAGGAATAGTTTCTTGCTCCAAAACCGACATTGAAACGGAGAATCGATAAGCAACGGGTTTTCCACAGGCCGTCGGGTTGTGTTTGTCGCCGACAAAGAATATAATATCAATATCAGTGTTTTAAAAATACAATATGTTAAAAATTATTCCCAAAATCGTTGTTTATCTGGCTTTGTTTTTGATACCGTTGTTCACGCTGCCGTTCACGGGAGACGCGCTTGATTTTCAGAAACAGTTTTTGCTGTTCACTCTTACCGGCGCGGGAATTTTCTTTTGGATATGGAATGTTCTAAGCGAAAAGAAGCTGGATATCAATCTTAATCCTTTGCATTTTTTCGCGGCCGGTTCCGTGGTCGTGATCTTGATTTCGAGCATCTTTTCCTTATATAGTTACGGGAGTTTGTGGGGCGCGCCTTTGCCGGTGGCGGAAAGTTTTGTCACGGCGTTGAGTTTTATATTTTTATATTTTTTGATCGTCAACAATTTTAAAAAGATCGAAACATATAATTTAATCGCGGTTGCGACGATTTCGGCGACAATCGCGGCCATATACGGTATTTTGCAGGCGTGGGGGGTTTATTTGTTGCCGTTCTTGAGCTATACCAAAGAAGCCTCGTTCAATACGATCGGAACGGCCAACAGTCTGTCTCTTTACGCGGCGATAATCTTGGCGACGATTTTCCCGCTTTTGTTTGTCAAAAAAAATCCTTACCGGCGCTTAATGGCCGTTTGCACCGGATTTTTGTTTTTCGCGCTGGTGTTTTTCAACGGCGTTATCACTTACTTTTTCCCGGTAAAAGCCGGGAGCGGCGGCTATGAGCTTTCGTTGGCGCCGTGGATCGTGCTGGCGGTCAGCGGGTTGGCGACATTTGTTTTTTCCGTCAGCGATCAAAAATTTTTGACCAAAAATTCGCGCGCCAAGAGCGCTTCTTTCGCGGTGCTGTTTGTGGCGCTTTTGTTTCTTGTTTTCAATATTTTCGCCAAAGATATGGTTTTTGGAGTCCATGGATCGTCGATGAAGGCGATAAAAGCGCAAACGGCCGTGGAACTGGCGTTGGATTCGCGCGCCTCGACGGATATCGCGATCAATGTGTTAAAACAGTCTTCGCAGGTATTTTTTCTGGGGTCCGGTCCCGGAACTTTCATTTATGATTATGTAAAATTCAAACCCCAGGATTTAAACCAGGATAATTTCGCTTGGAATATAACTTTCTTTGCCGGGTCTTCCGAGATGATCAATCGGCTCGCGACCACCGGATTGCTGGGCATAGTCGCTTTGCTGTTGATCGTGGTGTTCTGGACCATAGAAGCATTCCGCACGCTGACCGGGGAAGACGATGACGAAGGATTGCCGCTGGCGGTTTTTGGCGGTTGGCTGGCGATTGTGGTGGCAATGTTTTTCTATCCGTTCAATTTCAGCTTGGCAATGCTTTTTTGGGTGTTTATGGCAATGATTATTGTGATGGACGAAGAAAAGATGGTGTCGTTGCCGTTAAAATCGGTGCGGATGAATTACGCGATAACTCTGACATTTGTCGCGATATTGGTGTTGGAGCTCGGATTGTTGGTTTGGACTTCAAGGCGCTATTACGCCGAAGCGGAATATCTGTCGGCGGTCAAAGCTTTGCAAAGCAACAACCTTGCCGGCGCCATCAAGAGTCTCGAATCGGCGGCCAATTCCACCGATCGCTTGCAGGACAATTATTTAACCGGATTATCGCAAATATATTTGGCGCAGGCGCGCGAAGAATTGAACAAGCAGGATGCCAAACCCGAGGACGCGATGAAAGCCGCTTCTCCCTATATCCAAACCGCGGTTAACGCGGCAATGTTAAGCACCGATACGGCCAATCCGAACAATTCGACTAATTGGGCGGCTCGGGGCTATATTTACCGCCAATTGGTCGGGATTAGCGACGGATTTGATATTTGGGCGATCAATATGTACCAAAAATCCATCAGTTTGGAACCGAACAATCCTTCGCTGTGGACCGAGCTCGGCCAGGTATACATATTGAAAAAAGATTTGGACAAAGCCAAAGACAGTTTTAACCGGGCTATAATCCTGCGTCCGCAATATATTGATCCTCATTACTACTTGGCGTTGATTCACGACCAGCAAAACAACAAAGAGGAGGCGATCAAAGAATTGGAAATCGTGGCTCAGCTTTTGCCCGCTACGGATCAAGCTTCGATCGATAATGTTTCCAAGGCCATTGAAAATTTGCGGCAAGGCAATTCGCTTGGCGGCCAGTCGGCCGATCAAACCGCGAACGGGTTTCAAGCGGAAACAATAGTCCCGCAGGACGGTTCGGATTCCGCTTCGACCACTAATCCTGGAGCCGCGGGCGAGTCTGAATTCGTTCCTTTTGCGCCTTCCGGCGATAATCCGGTACAGCCGTAACCCAATCGCTCGCAGGGGATAGGCCCTTGCCGGCGAATCGCGGATGCAAAATTAAAGGGGCCAATCTTCGCATTAACGAGGGATATTGAAATCAGATTTAGAAACCGCGCTAAAAGTGCGAAAATTAAGGAATCAAATGATTTCAATGATTCCCATCACCGGTGCGGGTTCATAGTGTGATGTGAATAGGCCCTTTAATTTTAGGTTTCGGCGAATGGCCACGCGACAAAATTGACAGATTTTGATTCATCTGCTAGAATTATAAGTTGTTGGAGCCCGATTGCGTCAGTTAATTAAATTTTCCGCCTTGATCGCAATTAATTCATAAATTTTGGACAAAAGCATACCCCGTAATTCAAGAGGGTATTTTTGCTTTTTTGTTGCGTCTTAGCCTCGTTTTTCTGTTTTTCAGTGGAATTTTAGTGAAAATTTAAAATTTAGAAATCAAAAATCAAAATGACAATGTAAAATTGAAAAATTATTCAATTCGATGATTCTCAATTTTAAAATGTAATTTTCAATTTTGATATTTTATTTTTTAATTTATTATTATGGCGGCGCTTAAAACAAAAAATTTCGGCAAAGCAAATGTATCGCTGCCTTTGCCGTATTTGCTCGTGCTTCAAAAAGAAAGCTGGGATATGTTCTGGGGAAACGATTTAAAAGAGCTTTTTACCGAGATTTCGCCCATTCGCGATTACACCGGCAAAGAGCTTGAGCTTTGGATCGAGGATTTTAAACTCGACGAAACCAAATATAAAAACGATCTTGAAGCGCGGATGAACAATGATTCCTATGAAGCGTCGATCCGGGTTAAGGTCAGGCTGGTTAATTTAAAAACCAAGGAATCCAAGACGCAGGAAATTTTTCTGTGCGATTTTCCGTTAATGACCGAAAGGGGAACCTTTATCGTCAATGGCGTGGAGCGCGTTTGCATTTCCCAGTTGATCCGTTCGGCGGGCGTGTTTTTTTCGGCGCAAAACATCGGCGGAAAAAACTTTTTTGGCACTAAAATTATTCCCAATCGCGGTTCCTGGCTGGAGTTGGAAACCGCCCATACCGGCTTTATCGGCGTGAAAATCGACCGCAAGCGCCGCGTTCCGGCGACGACTTTGTTGCGAGCCTTCGGCATTGACAACGACAACGCGATCAAAGAGCTTTTCGCCGATGTTAACAAAGGCGAGGTTGATTTTATCGAGGAAACCATTAAAAAAGATCCGACCCACAACCAGGCCGAGGCCTTGGTGGAAATATACCAGCGTTTGCGGCCCGGAGATCTGGCCACCGCCGACACGGCCAAGGAATTGATTTGGAATATGTTCTTTAATTTTGAACGGTATGACCTTTCCAAAGTGGGGCGCTGGAAGATGTGGAAGCGTCTGCCGCAACTCAAAGCCAAAGACAAAACCGGCGATAAAGTTGAAATGAAAGACCGGGTTTTAACCGTGGACGATATCGTCGCGGTGATCAAAGAAATTATTCGTTTGAACAACGATCCTTTGGCAAAACCCGACGAAATCGATCATTTGGGCAATCGCCGCGTGCGGACTTTGAATGAGCTTTTGGTTAACCGCCTGCGGTTGGGTTTTATGAGAATGGAGCGCATCATCAAAGACCGGATGTCGACTTTGGAAGTTGTCGATTTGTCGCCGATGCAGTTGATCAACCCCCGGCCGGTGATGGCGGTGATCAAGGAATTTTTTTCCAGTTCGCAATTATCGCAGTTTATGGACAACGAAAATCCGCTGTCGGAACTTGAACACAAACGCCGTCTGGCGGCAACCGGCCCGGGCGGTTTGACCCGCGAACGCGCGGGATTTGAAGTGCGCGATGTCCAGCCTTCGCATTACGGCCGCATTTGTCCGATCCAAACTCCGGAAGGCCCCAATGTGGGCTTGGTGGGCTATTTGGCGTCTTACACCAAGATCAATAATTTCGGTTTTCTGGAAACGCCGTATTATAAAGTTACCAAAGGCAGAGTGACCGATGAACTGGTATATATGACCGCGGACGAAGAAGAAAAATACAATATCGCCACCGCGATCGCGCCTTTGGACGAAAAGAACAATATCATTCCCAAAAAACTGGAAGCCAGAATGAAGGGCGAACCGGAAATTTGCGCCAAGGAAGATATTGATTATATTGATGTTTCGCCGCAGCAAATTCTTTCGGTGGGTACTTCGCTGATTCCGTTTTTACAGAACGACGATGCCAACCGCGCGTTGATGGGTTCTAATATGCAGCGGCAATCGACGCCGCTGGTTAAGCCCGATCCGCCGCTGGTGATGACTGGCAGCGAGGAAAGGATTGCCCATGATTCGGGCCATATTTTGTTGGCCGAGGGCGCGGGCGTGGTCACCGAAGTTGACGGCAGCCATATCACCGTCAAATACGATGACAAGGAACTGGGCGAAAAAACTTATTATTTGAGAACATTTTTGAGAACCAATCAATATACTTGTTTCCATCAGAGCGCGATTGCCAAAAAAGGCAAAAAAGTGAAAAAGGGCGAAGCGATGTGCGATGGCGGTTCGATTGTCAACGGCCATCTGGCTTTGGGCCACAATATTCTGGTGGCGTTCACTTCATGGCGCGGCGGAAATTTTGAAGACGCGATTTTGCTTTCGGAGAAATTGGTCGCCAACGACAAATTCACCACGATCCATATGGAGAATTTCGCCTGCGATGTGCGCGAAACCAAACTGGGTCCGGAAATGACCACCTATGATATCCCCAATGTCTCCGAGGAAAAACTTAAAGATTTGGACGAAGAAGGAGTGGTTCGTATCGGCGCCGAAGTCAAGCCCAATGATATTTTGGTGGGCAAGATTTCGCCCAAGGGCGAACAGGAGCTGACCGCCGAAGAGCGTTTGTTGCGCTCGATTTTCGGCGAGAAAGCCAAAGATGTAAAAGACACTTCGTTGATGATGGAACATGGCAAGCGCGGCCGCGTGGTGGGAGTTAAGGTGTTTTCGCGCGAACAGGGCCACAAGCTTGAGCCGGGCGTGATCAAAAGGATCGAAATTGAAATCGCGGAATTGAGAAAAGTGCGCGCGGGCGACAAGCTTGCCGGACGCCACGGGAACAAAGGCGTTATTTCGCGCGTTTTGCCGATAGAAGAAATGCCCTATTTGGAAGACGGCACGCCTGTGGATATGGTGTTAAATCCGATGGCGGTGGCGTCCCGTATGAATTTGGGACAGATTTTGGAAACGCATTTGGGTTACGCGGCGCATGAATTGGGTTATCACGCGGTTACGCCGTCGCTTTCCGGCGCCAAGGAATCCGATATCAAAGTGGAATTAAAAAAGGCCGGATTGTCCGAAGACGGCAAGGAAAAACTTTTTGACGGCCGGACCGGTTTGCAGTTTCCGGGAAAAATTACCGTTGGTTACATTTATATGATGAAACTTATCCACATGGTCGAGGATAAGATACATACCCGCAGTATTGGACCGTATTCGCTGATCACGCAGCAGCCTCTGGGAGGCAAAGCGCAGTTTGGCGGCCAGCGGTTCGGTGAGATGGAAGTGTGGGCTCTTGAAGGTTACGGCGCGGCATTTACCTTGCAGGAAATGCTGACGATCAAATCCGACGATATCGCTGGACGCGCGGCTACTTACGAGACCATTCTTCGGGGAGAAGAAATTAAACATCCAAACATACCGGCAGCGTTTAATCTTATGGTCAGCGAACTCAAATCGCTGGGGTTGAGCGTCGAGGTAAAAGAAAAACAATGCGAGTAGAAGACTTACAATCGATCCGAATTAAGCTGGCATCGCCCGAGGAGGTAATTTCCTGGTCGCATGGCGAGATTACCAAACCCGAAACCATCAATTACCGCACTCAGCGGCCGGAAAAGGATGGCTTGTTTTGCGAGAAGATTTTTGGTCCCGAGCGCGATTATGAGTGTTATTGCGGCAAATACAAACGAGTGCGCTATAAGGGCATAGTTTGCGATCGTTGCGGCGTTGAAGTTACCAAAAGCAGCGTTCGCCGCGACCGGATGGGCCATATCAAACTGGCTTGCCCGGTTTCGCATATCTGGTTTTTGAGGGGCGTGCCGTCGCGCATCGGACAGGTTTTGGATCTGCCCATGTTGCAGTTGGAAAAGGTGATCTATTTCGCGTCGTATGTGATTATCACCGTTGACGAAGAGGAAAAGAAAAGTATCGCCGCGCAGATTGAAGCGGAATTTAACGAAAAAACAAAAACCCAGAAAAAAATACTCGGTTTGGAAAATTCGCAAAACACGGCAAAAGACGATAAAGCCGCGCAAAAAGAACTTCAGGGGGCGCTGGAAGAATTGCGCGACGCCCGCGACCGGGCCAAATCCGAATTGAACAGCATTCAGTTTATGCGCGTGATTTCGGAAGCGGAATACCGCAATTTGTCGTTGAAATACGGCCAATGTTTTTCGGCCGGTACCGGCGCGGAAACCATTCGCAAACTTTGCGAGAAAGTCGATATCGACAAGACCATCGAGGTTTTGAAAAAGAAACTGGAAGAATCTTCGCCCGAAGAAAAACGCAAGATATATATCAGGTTGAAACTTTTGCAGGGGATACAGCAAGCCGGAATCCGTCCGGAATGGATGCTGATCACCGCGTTGCCGGTTTTACCCGCGGATTTGCGCCCGATCGTCCAACTGGATGGCGGCCGCTATGCCAGCTCGGATTTGAACGATCTTTACCGCCGCGTGATCAATCGCAACAACCGTTTGAAATATCTGCAGGAGATCGGCGCGCCCGAAGTGATCGTGCGCAACGAAAAAAGAATGTTGCAGGAAGCCGTGGATTCGCTGATCGATAACGGGATGAGAAAAGGCACCACGACGCAGGCAACCACCGGCGGCCGCAGGCTTTTGAAATCCTTGGCCGATATGCTGAAAGGCAAACAGGGCCGGTTCCGCCAGAATCTTTTGGGCAAGCGCGTGGATTATTCGGGCCGTTCGGTTATCGTGGTCGGGCCGCATTTGCGTTTGAACCAGGTGGGCATTCCCAAGAAAATGGCGCTGGAATTGTTTAAGCCTTTTGTCATCCGCCGCATTTTGGAAAAAGAAATGGCGTTTAATGTGCGCGGCGCGTCGCGTTTGATCGAGGCCGAGACCGACGAAATCTGGGCGATTTTGGAAGAAGTGGTAAAAAATAAATTGGTGTTGATCAACCGCGCGCCGACTTTGCATCGTTTGAGCATTCAGGCGTTCAATCCGGTTTTGATCGAGGGCGAAGCTTTGCAAATCCATCCGATGGTCTGCAAGGCGTTTAACGCTGATTTTGACGGCGATCAAATGGCGGTTCATCTGCCGTTGTCGGAGATGGCCCAAAAAGAAGCGCGCGAAAGGATGCTTTCGAGTTTGAATTTGCTCAAGCCCGCCAAAGGTACGCCCGTAGTCACGGTTTATCAGGATATGGTGCTGGGTTGTTATTGGCTGACCACCCAAGTGCCCGGCGCCAAAGGCGAAGGCAAAGTCTTTGCCACGCCCGGAGAAGCGATTTTATACTATGAATTTGGCGAAGTTGATTTGCGCGCCAAGATCAAAGTGCGCGACATCAAGCCGTCGGCGCCCGGGTTTATCGAGACCACCGCGGGCCGCATTATCTTTAACCAGACTTTGCCCGATGATTTCCGTTATGTGAATCAAATGGTGAAAGTTAAGGATTTGGAGAGCATTGCCGAAGATATCATTCGCAAATACGACACCGCGACCACCGAGGATACTTTGGATTTGATAAAGGAACTCGGTTTTGAATACTCAACCGTGTCCGGGATTTCATGGGGCATGGATGATTTGCATGTTCCGGTGGAAAAAGCCGGCATCGTCAAAGACGCGGAAAAGGAAGTGGAGAAAACCGAGGACTATTACGCCAAAGGCCTTCTTTCCCGCGATGAAAAGAAAAACAAGATCATCGATATCTGGTCAAAAGCCAAATCGACAATCGAGGCTTTGGTGCCGAAAACTTTGTCCAATACCAGCTCGGTATACCAAATGATCGACGCGGGCGCGCGCGGTTCATGGTCCCAGCCGGTACAAATGGCGGGTATGAAAGGTTTGGTGGTTGATCCTTCCGGCGATATTATCGAACTGCCGGTGAAGAATTCCTACAAAGAAGGTTTGGATGTGTTGGAATACTTTAATTCCACTCATGGCGCGCGCAAAGGCACGGTGGATACGGCATTGCGCACTTCAACCGCCGGCTATCTGACGCGGCGCTTGGTTGATGTGGCGCATGAAGCGATAATCTCCGAAAATGATTGCGGCGATACCGAAGGTTTTGATGTGCTTTTCCGCGACTCCGAAGAGATCGGCCAAAATTTTCTTTATAAAGTTGTCGGCCATGTTTCGATGGAGAATATCAAATCTTCCAAGACCAAGGAGATGATTGTCAAGGAAGGCGAATTGATCGATTGGGAAACCGGCCGCAAATTGATTGACGAGAATATCGAGAAGATTAAAGTACGCTCGCCTTTGTCGTGCAAATCAATTCATGGTCTTTGCCAGAAATGCTACGGTTGGGATTTGGGCAACAACAAGATGGTGCGTATGGGCGAAGCGGTTGGCATTATCGCGGCCCAGTCCATTGGCGAACCGGGAACTCAATTGACAATGAGAACATTTCATACCGGCGGCGTGGCTTCGGGCGCGGATATTACTTCGGGTCTTCCGCGCGTGGAAGAAATTTTTGAAGCGCGCATTCCCGGCGGCAAGGCCGAAATTTGTCCGGCGGACGGCACAGTTCTCGAGATAATCTCCGAAAAAGGACAAAATAAAATTATCAAGATCAAGATAAAATCCAAAGACGCGGCCAAGGATGCGAAAGAAACCAAAGCTTCCCGCGAAG is a window of Candidatus Nealsonbacteria bacterium DGGOD1a DNA encoding:
- the rpoC gene encoding DNA-directed RNA polymerase subunit beta', which encodes MRVEDLQSIRIKLASPEEVISWSHGEITKPETINYRTQRPEKDGLFCEKIFGPERDYECYCGKYKRVRYKGIVCDRCGVEVTKSSVRRDRMGHIKLACPVSHIWFLRGVPSRIGQVLDLPMLQLEKVIYFASYVIITVDEEEKKSIAAQIEAEFNEKTKTQKKILGLENSQNTAKDDKAAQKELQGALEELRDARDRAKSELNSIQFMRVISEAEYRNLSLKYGQCFSAGTGAETIRKLCEKVDIDKTIEVLKKKLEESSPEEKRKIYIRLKLLQGIQQAGIRPEWMLITALPVLPADLRPIVQLDGGRYASSDLNDLYRRVINRNNRLKYLQEIGAPEVIVRNEKRMLQEAVDSLIDNGMRKGTTTQATTGGRRLLKSLADMLKGKQGRFRQNLLGKRVDYSGRSVIVVGPHLRLNQVGIPKKMALELFKPFVIRRILEKEMAFNVRGASRLIEAETDEIWAILEEVVKNKLVLINRAPTLHRLSIQAFNPVLIEGEALQIHPMVCKAFNADFDGDQMAVHLPLSEMAQKEARERMLSSLNLLKPAKGTPVVTVYQDMVLGCYWLTTQVPGAKGEGKVFATPGEAILYYEFGEVDLRAKIKVRDIKPSAPGFIETTAGRIIFNQTLPDDFRYVNQMVKVKDLESIAEDIIRKYDTATTEDTLDLIKELGFEYSTVSGISWGMDDLHVPVEKAGIVKDAEKEVEKTEDYYAKGLLSRDEKKNKIIDIWSKAKSTIEALVPKTLSNTSSVYQMIDAGARGSWSQPVQMAGMKGLVVDPSGDIIELPVKNSYKEGLDVLEYFNSTHGARKGTVDTALRTSTAGYLTRRLVDVAHEAIISENDCGDTEGFDVLFRDSEEIGQNFLYKVVGHVSMENIKSSKTKEMIVKEGELIDWETGRKLIDENIEKIKVRSPLSCKSIHGLCQKCYGWDLGNNKMVRMGEAVGIIAAQSIGEPGTQLTMRTFHTGGVASGADITSGLPRVEEIFEARIPGGKAEICPADGTVLEIISEKGQNKIIKIKIKSKDAAKDAKETKASREAKAAEAQKAAKEGQLPKGYQIIDFSAPSNVNVLVKAGDEIKKGQPLWEGSLDLKELYKFVGKDVAQRYILKEVQRIYSSQGATIHDKHIAVIIRQMFSRVKIKDPGDSLFTPKEVIEIKQVLEANEILAKQGKKLVEFVPVLLGVSKVALTTGSWLSSASFQETSRVLIKASLERLEDKLDGLKENVIIGKLIPAGTGFHYQINKDAAQAAAREEAGKE